Below is a window of Candidatus Dependentiae bacterium DNA.
CCTTTTTGCACGCGAGCGACATTTCTTTTTAGTCGCTTAAGCAAACGGCCTCCTAAAAATCCCAAGCAGCGACCGATCCATGTTTTTCTGCATTCACGGTCCACGACTTTTGGAATTAAAGAAAGCATTCCCTCGAGAGATTTCAGCATAATATTACCTGCAAACCCATCGCAAACCACGACATCAACTTCACCATGTAAGATATCATGCGGTTCACGATTGCCAATAAAATTTAATCCTGATGAAGCCAAAAGCTCATGCGCTTCTAAAACAGCTTTATTGCCTTTTGTTCGCTCGGCGCCATTTGAAAGGAGCGCAATGCGGGGAGAAGTAATATTTTTTTTGAGCTTAACGTACACATCGCCCATAATGGCAAACTGTTTTAAATGATCCGGCTTACAGTCGACATTCGCACCAAGATCGATAAAGAAAACCGATCCATGAAGCGCAGGAATAAATTCACCAATTGCTGGCCGCAATATTCCCTCTGTTTTACCTATAAGAAGCATACCACCCACCAAGCAGGCACCGGTGTTTCCGGCAGAAACAAACGCATATGCTTCCCCTTTTGCCACATCGTTCAATGCTACGACCAGCGAAGCATCTTTTTTGCGCAAAATAGCAGAAGACGGTTCGTCTTCCATCTCTATTGTTTGGGAACAGTGGATGATTGAAATGGGTAACTTTTTCCAGTCGCTGTCTTGCTTATCAAGGCTCTCAAGGATACGATCTTGGTCTCCATAAAGCCCAATCTTAATTCCTTTGCGAGCAGCAAGCAATCCACCCAGAACTATCGCGTGGGGAGCAAAATCGCCCCCCATCGCATCTAATGCTATCATAGGTTTACTAACAAGCTTTGGCTATTCGAATATTATTGTGCAGCTTGAGGCTCGCTGCCAGCTTGTTGTGTTTTTTGTTTAGCGCGAATTTCTTGGCGCTTTACAACACGCTCGTTTTTGGTAGCGATAACTTTAACACCCTTATAGAAACCGCAACCCTTGCACGCAACGTGCGGAGAAAGTGGTTCATTGCATTGTTTGCAGGTGGTAATCGCTTTAACCTTGAGACCTTTATTTGCAAATCTAGAATCGCGGCGCGCTCGGGACCGCTTACGTTTTGGTACTGGCATACGAAAACTCCAACATGTAGTTAATAATTAGCAATTTTTAATTTCTTGTCCTATGGTACAGTAAATTGGGCTAAAACGCAAAAAACGTTCTTAATCCGCGGGTAAAAAACCTGCTTGGATAAGTGCGCGTTTTAAACCTTTATAATCACCCTTCTGTAACCAATGGCACTTTATACCTAAAGCTTGCGCAGCATGGATATTTTCAATTTGATCATCCACAAAAAAGCATTCGCTTGGATTAAGTTGGTACATTTCAAGCACTTTTCTAAAAACAGCGCTATCCGGCTTCATCATTCCATAGCTGCCAGAGATGAAAATATTGCCTGGATCAAAATGACGCAGACCTTTTCTTCCATGGGAAGAACGCATTAAAACGCTAAACGATATCGGGTCCCAATTTGATATAATCATATTGGTGCATCCGTTCTTAGCGCATGATGCAACGAGCTCTATTCCGGCAGAAATGGGCTTGGTATAGCGCCCTAAAACCTGTGGATCAAATACTACTTTTACCATCTTTTCCAGCATAACTCGTTCATGTTCGCTTGAGAAATAATGCTGCCCATCAAGCTCTTTAATCACTTGGAAAGCCAATGAAACGATCTCTTGGCCAGTAATTTTGCCTTTGAGCCAATCCATCATAATAGGAGGCATAAGCCCACCATCAGGCAAATAGGCGATAAACTGTTGCTCACCCGCATGGTGATTCAAGCGGTATAAAATATCTTCAAATAACAAATCTTTGATGTGGAAGGGACTTTTTTGGTCGAAAACTATGTATTTGGCATAGTCGGTCCAACCAAGCTCATAATAGGAAATACCCCACATATCAGGCTTAAAAAGAACACCGCCAATATCCCATAGTACGGTTTTTTGCGCATCTGCCGCAAAAACAGAAAGCACGAGCGCTAAAAACAAAAAATGTTTTCTAATTGAATTTGATACTATCATTTTCTTCCCTTCTGGTGAAGCTTTTCTCAATTAAGCATACCCATAGGGCAAAAAAACACAATGAGCCTTATAAATACCCATGACCGATAAGCACTTCTTTGAGTCGCTTATAGTCCCCGTCACCAAGGCAATGCCCCTTGATCCCGCTTTGTGCCGCTGCGGCAATATTTTCAGGCTGATCATCGATAAAAAAGCATTTTTCGGGGATAACATTGCAACGCTCGAGAATTGTCTCAAAAAGCTTTTGATTGGGTTTTATTAAACCGCATTTACCGGAAATAAAAATATCGTTCGCCTCAACCAGCGAAAATACCGATTTGCCATGCGGAGAATTATTAAGATGATCAAATGAGAGTGAATCCCAATTTGAAACGATGCCGTTACGATTGCCATTCGCTCGGCTCTCGTTTAAAAGTTCTGCGCCTTTGTTAATCGGTTTGGTATAACGCGCAATAATCGCCGGATCAAAAACAACTTTTATTACCTTGAGAATCAAGTCTCTTTCACGCTTGGAATAAAAATAGTTTTTTCTATCTAGTTCTTCAATTAAAGCCTTCAGTGAACGAATCATTTCTGGCCCGTTAACTTCGCCTTTGAGCCACGCCATCATCATTGGAGACATTTTCGAGCCATCGGGCATTCGAGCGAGCTCTTCTTGCGTCTCTTTGGGGTTCAAACGAAAAAGAAGATCATCAAACAAAATACTTTTTAGGTGATCTATACTTTTTCTATCAACAAGAAGGTATTGCGCGCACGCAGACCAGCCAATTTCGTAAAACGAAAGGCGCCAGGTATCAGATTTGAATAGAACGCCACTTACATCCCATAGTATCATAGTGCCCTCTTAATTTGGCTGAGTTCTTTCATCAATGCTCTATACACTTTTTTGCCACATTCCATTCAGAGTTTGTTCAAGAACACCCGCAAGTTGTAAATCAAAAATCGCTGCCTGGCAGGTCGCCAAATCACTGCCCAGTTGTTCAACTAATTGGTCAAGCGAAAGTGGCCGTATGCAGGCTTGAACTATTTGTTGTGCAAGAGGAAGCGAAAAATTTATCGTAATTTGTTCCGCAACGGTAGAACTTTTTTCTTTTTCTTGCGCCGCTTCGATTTTTTGCACCGGCACCAGATTAAATTCTGCCAAAATATCTTTGGCGGTGTGTACCAATTTTGCACCCTGCTGTATCAAACTATGGCAGCCAGCGCTCAATGGATCACTAATTGGGCCGGGAACTGCAAAAACTTCTCTTCCTTGTTCTAGGGCAAAAAGTGCCGTAATTTTAGCCCCACTTTCTTGAGCTGCTTGAACAACCAAGCAACCGCGCGAAAGCCCAGCGATAATCCTATTTCGTGCGGGAAAGTTTCCTGGAACCGGGGTAGTTTCTAGCGCAAATGAACTCATAAGCGTCCCGCCATTATCCAAAACCGATTGAAATAATCGTTGGTTAGTAGCTGGATACCATTTAAGCAATCCAGAACCCAATACAACAATTGTTCTACCGCCAGCTTTTAGCGTAGCTCGATGCGCCATCGCATCGGCTCCTAGTGCACCGCCGCTTACGATCGTAAAGTTGTGCGCAACCAACTCAGGAATAAATTGTTCAATTGCATAGTGGCCATAATTATTTGCATCACGGGATCCCACAACCGCCAGCGCTTCTTGCTGCGATAGTGGCCCCTTGTAATAAAGAACAACGGGAGGTAAATGAATCTCTTTTAAAAGCGGAGGATAATTTTTATCAAAAAGCGTTACGAAAGAAATATTATTTTTTTCGAGTAAATTAACTTCTTGATCGAGAGCGGATCGATCTGCAAGCCCAGAAATAATGAACTGCGCCGTTTGCTCCGAAAAGCCGAACGATCCTAATTCTTTTGCATTTAACGTATACAAAAGATGCAGATTATCGCCCAGCGCATCGTGCAATCGCTTGCACAAACCAGGCCCTACTCCCTTTATAAGCGAAAGATGTAGAGCCAGTTGTGCAATAGTTTCTTTCATGCCGATTACGAATCAATACCCTCATCGCTTAATTGCTCATCAAAGTTAAGCGCTTTAAAAATATCTTGTGAGGAAGTATTAACATCCATATCAAAAATACTTACTTGATGATCCGTTTCAAATGCATCGGTTTTAATTTCTGCAGGAGCAGAACCACTTGTTGGTTCATTTTCAATTACTTCATCGGTAGCTTCTTCAAACGCGACTAAATGCGCAAGTCTTTGCTCTTCATCCATTCGAATCAAACGAACACCTTTAGCTTGTCTGCCCATTGTGCGAATTTCTGTTGGCGAAAGTCGAATCATTTTTCCGGTCGTATCAATAAGAAGAACGTTCGATTCATCGGTAACGGCGCAGAGCCCGATAACTTCCCCGTTTCGTGTATCGGTTGGAATTGTGCGAACGCCATATCCGCCACGATGCGCAACACGGAAATCTTCAGCTTTAACGCGTTTTCCATAGCCGCGAGATGTCGCGAATAAAATATCGCGATCATCAGCTATCACTTCCATGCCAACAACGCGATCTCCTCCACGCAAACGAATTCCCATAACACCGGATGCTTGGCGGCCCATTTGGCGCACTTCAGTTTCCTTAAAGCGAATACCTTGGCCCTTTGCTGATGCAATCACGATTGAATCATTTCCCGAACTTAGAGCACAGAATACTAATTCATCGCCGTCGCGCAAACTTACCGCGCGAATTCCTGAGCTACGAATATTCGAAAATTCACCAGCATCGGTACGTTTAATGATGCCATTCTTCGTAAGCATCACAAGCGATTTACCTTCCATTTCACGAATGCACAGAAGTTTAACTACGTGCTCGTTAGGATTTAGCTGGAGCAAGTTAACAATTGCACGCCCTTTTGATGTACGAGAACCTTCAGGGGCTTCAAACACGTTCATGCTATACACGCGTCCTAAATTCGTGAAGAACATTAATTCGTCGTGAGTTTTGGCTACAAAAACATCTTTTACAAAATCGCCCGATTCTTCGAGCGGCGCCATGCCCATTTTTCCTTTTCCGCCACGATGCTGAACACCGTACGTAGAAAGTGGAACGCGCTTGAGATAACCGCGATCGGTAAGGGTAACGACGGTTTCTTCGTCAGGAATGAGATCCGCTTCGGTTAGAATATCGATCGGTCCTTCAATTTTTGTTCTACGAGGATCTGCATAATCGGTTTTAATAGTAACCAATTCTTTCTCGATCTCTTTTTTCAAAATCGTCTTATCGGCCAAGATTAATTTGAGGCCGTTGATAATTTTTTTGAGATCTTCCATTTCTGCAAATATTTTTTCTTGTTCGAGCCCCGTTAAACGTTGCAAGCGCATTTCAAGAACCGCTTTTCCTTGTTCTTGAGTAAGCAAAAAGCGCTGATTTAATTTTGCAATCGCCTCTTCTGGCGTAGATGAAGCTTTTATGAGCGCAACCACTTCATCAATATTATTAAGAACAATAATGAAGCCAGCAAGAAGATGTTCGCGCGCTTGCGCTCTGCCAAGATCGTAGACAGTTCGTTTATAAATAACTTCTTGGCGATGCAAAAGAAACTCACGAATCAGATCACGCAAGCTGAAAATCAATGGACGATTTTCAAGTAACCCAAGCATTAGAATCGAAACGCTGGTCTCTAATTGAGTAAACTTATACAACTGATTGAGCACAACGGTCGGAATTTCTCCGCGCTTGAGTTCAATCACAACGCGCATACCTTTTTTATCAGACTCATCGCGAATATTGGAAATGCCGTCGATAATTTTATCTTTAACCAAGTCTGCAACTTTGATAATAAGTTCAGCTTTGTTTACTTGGTACGGAAGCTCGTAAATAACAAGCGCACTTCCTTTTTTTGTTTCTTCAATTTCAACAACGCCGCGTAAAATTAAATTGCCGCGTCCTGTTTTATAAGCGCGCACAATACCAGCACGGCCGCAAATAATGCCGCCTGTTGGAAAATCGGGCGCCGGAATTTTTTCAAAGAGTTCTTCATCGGTCATCGATTCATTTGCTAGATAAGCCAAGCAAGCATCGATCACTTCACCCAAATTGTGGGGTGGAATTGCGGTAGCCATACCCACGGCGATTCCGGAAGTTCCGTTGATCAACAAGTTTGGCAATTTGCTTGGAAGCACAATCGGTTCAACGGTCGATTCGTCAAAGTTTGGAACAAAGTGAACGGTCTCTTTATCAAGGTCCGCCAAAATTTCCTGAGAAATCTTTTCCATGCGTACTTCGGTATAACGCATTGCTGCAGCATTATCACCGTCTACAGATCCCCAGTTTCCTTGGCCATCCAAAAGTGGATACCGCTTTGAAAACTCTTGAACCATCCCCACCATGGTATTATAGACCGCTTGATCACCATGCGGATGATACTTACCAAGTACTTCACCCACGATACGTACCGATTTGTGATACGGTTTGTTATAGTGAAAACCAAGCTGATTCATGGTATAAAGCACACGGCGATGTACCGGCTTCAATCCATCACGCACATCGGGAATTGCCCGGCTAACGACGACCGACATCGCATAATCAAGAAACGAACTTTTGAGCTCATCCTCAATCAAAACTGGCTTAAGTTTGCCGGTAAGATTTTCGTTTTGAGCATCATGAGTTGAAGATGACATACCATGACCTTTCTAAATACCGCACTAATTTCTTTTGATTGAGAAGTTATTGAATGTTTTGCGTTAATGCAAGAATATATACTTTAATAATATCCTGAATTTCAAAAGGAGACAAGTTCAAGAACATTGATAAAATAGAGTCACCAGTGCAAAAAATAAGCACTTAACATTTGTTAAAAGAGGATCTTATGAAGCCATTCTTTTCTCCTCGCGTGTTTTCTACATTGTTCCTATTAGCAGGGGCCCAATTAGCGTTATCTGCCATGAATCCGTTTTTAAAACCCCGTCAGTATCAAAAATCAAAGTCGTGCAAGCCTAAGAAAGTCTTTATTGAGTTAGTGGATTTCACGGACAATAATTATTTCCTTCATAAAGGTTGGTATGACGTTCAGGACTTACGGGATAATTTATCTAAAGAAGCGATCGAAAAAGCTGGCATTTTTTTTAAAGACTTCATGAGACTTTCAAAGGCACATCAATGCTCCGCTTCATTGATGGCATTTCAAAAGCTCGGAATAAATAAGATTAGCAATTTTAAACAAGCGCAAGAATTAAAAAACATTATTTATGAATTAACCTCTTCAGCCTGCTGTCTTCCTGTGTGCAGTCCTACAGATGAATTATCTTTACGAAAAAAAGCGGGAATTGAATGACCATGGAGGTTTTGCTCTACCGGGGCCTGGAAATTTACAAATTCGGGATGTTCAAGTAAACTGCACATATGCAACTAACATTTCTCAATCCTTCATCTTGAATATCATGGATATAAAAAAAATAAAATTACAAGATTTTACGCCAGACCGTATTCGCAATTTCTCGATTATTGCTCACATCGATCATGGAAAATCGTCACTTTCCGATCGCTTGCTTGAAACCACCGGCACTCTTTCAAATCTTAAGCATCACGAACAGTTTCTTGATAAACTGCAGGTGGAGAAAGAAAGAGGTATCACCGTCAAAGCCCAAACCGCTTCGATGTTTCACACCTATAAGGGAAAAACGTATCTTTTAAATTTAATTGATACTCCGGGACACGTAGATTTTAGTTATGAAGTTTCTCGGTCATTGTACGCCTGTCAGGGTGCGCTTTTGCTCGTTGATGCTTCGCAAGGTGTAGAAGCTCAAACTATTGCAAACTTTTACTTAGCATTTGAGCAAGGACTTTCTATTATTCCAGCAATTAATAAAGTTGACCTTGCTACGGCCGATCTGCCACGAGTTCTTGGCGAAATGAAAAAAATGTTCGATTTTGATGAACCCGAGGTAATCGGAACATCTGCAAAATCTGGAATCGGGATTCAGCAAATATTAGATGCGGTGATTGAACGCATTCCGGCGCCAGAAAGTTCACTCGATAAGCCGCTTAAGGCACTTCTCTTTGATTCATGGTTTGATGAGTACAAAGGAGTCGTTTGTCTTTTAGCAATCAAAGATGGAAAAATTAGCAAAGGCGATATTATTGAGCTGGCACACTCAAACGTGCAATACGAAGTTTTAGAACTCGGGTTAATGTATCCGGATCAAACGCCAATGGAATCGCTTTATGCGGGCCAAGTGGGCTATCTAATTTCTGGTATGAAAACCGTTAAAGAAGCGCGCATTGGGGATACAATTTATCAAGCACGCAAAGAAGTGGTACCATTTCCAGGCTTCAAACCTGCAAAACCAATGGTATTCGCGGGTATCTACCCGA
It encodes the following:
- the rpmF gene encoding 50S ribosomal protein L32; its protein translation is MPVPKRKRSRARRDSRFANKGLKVKAITTCKQCNEPLSPHVACKGCGFYKGVKVIATKNERVVKRQEIRAKQKTQQAGSEPQAAQ
- the plsX gene encoding phosphate acyltransferase PlsX translates to MIALDAMGGDFAPHAIVLGGLLAARKGIKIGLYGDQDRILESLDKQDSDWKKLPISIIHCSQTIEMEDEPSSAILRKKDASLVVALNDVAKGEAYAFVSAGNTGACLVGGMLLIGKTEGILRPAIGEFIPALHGSVFFIDLGANVDCKPDHLKQFAIMGDVYVKLKKNITSPRIALLSNGAERTKGNKAVLEAHELLASSGLNFIGNREPHDILHGEVDVVVCDGFAGNIMLKSLEGMLSLIPKVVDRECRKTWIGRCLGFLGGRLLKRLKRNVARVQKGGALLLGVRKPIIIAHGASQASAIEDALLYAHTIHQTRFVDRFNESVESMLNNSSMLQKPLNASSISER
- a CDS encoding HAD-IA family hydrolase; the protein is MILWDVSGVLFKSDTWRLSFYEIGWSACAQYLLVDRKSIDHLKSILFDDLLFRLNPKETQEELARMPDGSKMSPMMMAWLKGEVNGPEMIRSLKALIEELDRKNYFYSKRERDLILKVIKVVFDPAIIARYTKPINKGAELLNESRANGNRNGIVSNWDSLSFDHLNNSPHGKSVFSLVEANDIFISGKCGLIKPNQKLFETILERCNVIPEKCFFIDDQPENIAAAAQSGIKGHCLGDGDYKRLKEVLIGHGYL
- the gyrA gene encoding DNA gyrase subunit A translates to MSSSTHDAQNENLTGKLKPVLIEDELKSSFLDYAMSVVVSRAIPDVRDGLKPVHRRVLYTMNQLGFHYNKPYHKSVRIVGEVLGKYHPHGDQAVYNTMVGMVQEFSKRYPLLDGQGNWGSVDGDNAAAMRYTEVRMEKISQEILADLDKETVHFVPNFDESTVEPIVLPSKLPNLLINGTSGIAVGMATAIPPHNLGEVIDACLAYLANESMTDEELFEKIPAPDFPTGGIICGRAGIVRAYKTGRGNLILRGVVEIEETKKGSALVIYELPYQVNKAELIIKVADLVKDKIIDGISNIRDESDKKGMRVVIELKRGEIPTVVLNQLYKFTQLETSVSILMLGLLENRPLIFSLRDLIREFLLHRQEVIYKRTVYDLGRAQAREHLLAGFIIVLNNIDEVVALIKASSTPEEAIAKLNQRFLLTQEQGKAVLEMRLQRLTGLEQEKIFAEMEDLKKIINGLKLILADKTILKKEIEKELVTIKTDYADPRRTKIEGPIDILTEADLIPDEETVVTLTDRGYLKRVPLSTYGVQHRGGKGKMGMAPLEESGDFVKDVFVAKTHDELMFFTNLGRVYSMNVFEAPEGSRTSKGRAIVNLLQLNPNEHVVKLLCIREMEGKSLVMLTKNGIIKRTDAGEFSNIRSSGIRAVSLRDGDELVFCALSSGNDSIVIASAKGQGIRFKETEVRQMGRQASGVMGIRLRGGDRVVGMEVIADDRDILFATSRGYGKRVKAEDFRVAHRGGYGVRTIPTDTRNGEVIGLCAVTDESNVLLIDTTGKMIRLSPTEIRTMGRQAKGVRLIRMDEEQRLAHLVAFEEATDEVIENEPTSGSAPAEIKTDAFETDHQVSIFDMDVNTSSQDIFKALNFDEQLSDEGIDS
- the lepA gene encoding elongation factor 4, with product MDIKKIKLQDFTPDRIRNFSIIAHIDHGKSSLSDRLLETTGTLSNLKHHEQFLDKLQVEKERGITVKAQTASMFHTYKGKTYLLNLIDTPGHVDFSYEVSRSLYACQGALLLVDASQGVEAQTIANFYLAFEQGLSIIPAINKVDLATADLPRVLGEMKKMFDFDEPEVIGTSAKSGIGIQQILDAVIERIPAPESSLDKPLKALLFDSWFDEYKGVVCLLAIKDGKISKGDIIELAHSNVQYEVLELGLMYPDQTPMESLYAGQVGYLISGMKTVKEARIGDTIYQARKEVVPFPGFKPAKPMVFAGIYPIDNTEFELLRTAIEKLTLNDASVTVEKKTSVALGLGFKCGFLGLLHMDVFKQRLEQEYGITAIVTAPSVLYKIRKSHTNEIVNIESPADFPDPSQIEEVMEPVINATIIVPKEYLGGIIKLCQDKRGVQKELSYLSEDRVIMHYSLPLNEVATDFYDQLKSISSGYASFDYEEAGFQPGDLVKMDVLLNGKPVDALSSIVHSDKAYQEGKDLVARLKEVIKRQLFEVAIQAAIGAKIIARESISALRKNVTAKCYGGDISRKRKLLEKQKEGKKKMKQVGSVEVPHEAFLAILKKSDS
- the dprA gene encoding DNA-protecting protein DprA gives rise to the protein MKETIAQLALHLSLIKGVGPGLCKRLHDALGDNLHLLYTLNAKELGSFGFSEQTAQFIISGLADRSALDQEVNLLEKNNISFVTLFDKNYPPLLKEIHLPPVVLYYKGPLSQQEALAVVGSRDANNYGHYAIEQFIPELVAHNFTIVSGGALGADAMAHRATLKAGGRTIVVLGSGLLKWYPATNQRLFQSVLDNGGTLMSSFALETTPVPGNFPARNRIIAGLSRGCLVVQAAQESGAKITALFALEQGREVFAVPGPISDPLSAGCHSLIQQGAKLVHTAKDILAEFNLVPVQKIEAAQEKEKSSTVAEQITINFSLPLAQQIVQACIRPLSLDQLVEQLGSDLATCQAAIFDLQLAGVLEQTLNGMWQKSV
- a CDS encoding HAD-IA family hydrolase — its product is MIVSNSIRKHFLFLALVLSVFAADAQKTVLWDIGGVLFKPDMWGISYYELGWTDYAKYIVFDQKSPFHIKDLLFEDILYRLNHHAGEQQFIAYLPDGGLMPPIMMDWLKGKITGQEIVSLAFQVIKELDGQHYFSSEHERVMLEKMVKVVFDPQVLGRYTKPISAGIELVASCAKNGCTNMIISNWDPISFSVLMRSSHGRKGLRHFDPGNIFISGSYGMMKPDSAVFRKVLEMYQLNPSECFFVDDQIENIHAAQALGIKCHWLQKGDYKGLKRALIQAGFLPAD